The Periplaneta americana isolate PAMFEO1 chromosome 9, P.americana_PAMFEO1_priV1, whole genome shotgun sequence genome contains a region encoding:
- the LOC138706312 gene encoding uncharacterized protein encodes MEDEEREDLLIRASSDNEEFTDNEDVFDSARGNIVQHENKTNTFYEKLQFVCIGLVLCVSSTALIILLPLYMEVVNVPGDAYTAILFTSFWTVVVLLVLSCVVGKFGSGVKAVLVPPFAFSTVLRTGLIYGISCFVVIYSLERKKVICHLQDPIKGIVLVFSLVYYFFFCRKMMGLQKMFCSTTIIVGLFISVDYGLCDEFRCRGYERQRRSEDAGDWSWQSHSVWTLAYIVALALWSLSFTLLEGQLVTSAGFTYIGMGGSRLATVSRLVSTRDSHSHSSVRHSRPLLQITEDSQDLPSHQEPSNGIPSEHRRHITYMKHQYCDPSNRPRTLSVALWLHLWTFVLVVALCWTDMTSVLGKGSSAAEFFNLTRNGLYCHFGGHNKQAHNLSDDVTLVRNHEYCYQVTLYAWPFLTAYILFVLSSVQFLIISESAVFTVAMSTTALPLAGIWWSLFRMVGATAASSSGLLQWCPVVTGELICSLLGLPIVLIGVILLFKAHFKERSYGKVAIACLRQQQHQQAADSLG; translated from the exons ATGGAAGACGAAGAACGAGAAGATTTATTAATTCGTGCCAGTAGCGACAATGAAGAATTCACGGACAATGAAGATGTGTTTGATAGCGCTAGGGGCAATATCGTGCAACATGAGAATAAGACTAACACTTTTTATGAAAAACTGCAGTTCGTATGCATAGGACTTGTGTTGTGTGTTTCATCGACTGctttaataattttgttaccACTATATATGGAAGTTGTGAACGTTCCTGGAGATGCATATACTGCTATTTTGTTCACGAGTTTCTGGACAGTTGTGGTGTTGCTTGTTTTGTCGTGTGTTGTTGGAAAATTTGGAAGTGGTGTCAAAGCAGTTTTAGTGCCACCatttgcattttcaacagtccTCCGCACTGGCTTAATTTATGGAATAAGTTGCTTTGTGGTTATTTATTCTttagaaaggaagaaagtaataTGCCACCTACAAGATCCAATAAAAGGGATCGTCCTGGTGTTTTCTCTAGTCTACTACTTCTTCTTTTGCAGAAAAA TGATGGGTCTGCAGAAGATGTTCTGTTCGACGACCATCATCGTGGGACTGTTTATCAGTGTGGATTATGGACTGTGCGACGAGTTTCGGTGCCGTGGTTATGAACGGCAGCGACGCAGTGAGGATGCAGGTGACTGGAGCTGGCAGAGCCATTCAGTTTGGACCTTGGCTTATATCGTGGCACTGGCACTCTGGAGCCTCAGCTTCACCCTACTCGAGGGCCAGCTTGTCACATCTGCC GGTTTCACTTACATTGGCATGGGGGGCTCACGCTTGGCCACAGTGTCACGCTTGGTCTCCACGAGGGACAGTCACTCCCACTCGTCTGTACGCCACTCCCGTCCACTCTTGCAGATCACAGAGGATAGTCAAGACCTGCCCTCCCATCAAGAGCCAAGCAATGGCATACCCTCCGAACATCGCAG GCATATCACATACATGAAGCACCAGTACTGTGATCCAAGCAACAGGCCACGGACATTGTCGGTAGCACTGTGGCTTCATCTTTGGACCTTCGTGCTGGTAGTGGCATTATGCTGGACTGACATGACATCTGTGTTAGGGAAG GGCTCGTCTGCAGCAGAATTTTTTAATCTGACGAGAAATGGCCTATATTGTCACTTTGGTGGACACAACAAGCAAGCACATAATTTGAGTGATGACGTAACATTAGTGAGAAATCATGAATACTGTTATCAG GTGACGTTATATGCGTGGCCATTCCTGACTGCTTACATCCTGTTTGTATTGTCATCAGTTCAGTTCCTCATCATTAGCGAATCAGCCGTCTTCACAGTTGCCATGTCGACCACTGCCCTTCCTCTTGCAGGCATTTGGTGGTCTTTGTTCCGCATGGTTGGGGCTACAGCTGCTTCATCCTCTG GATTGTTGCAGTGGTGTCCAGTGGTGACAGGAGAACTGATTTGTTCTCTGCTCGGTCTGCCCATAGTGCTAATTGGCGTGATACTTCTCTTCAAGGCCCACTTCAAAGAGCGTAGCTATGGGAAGGTAGCAATAGCCTGCTTGAGACAGCAACAACACCAGCAGGCAGCAGATTCCCTGGGGTAg